The region CAGCGGCGATGCTCCCAGCGCGGGCGTGCAAGAGCGCTGGCTCGGGCGGGAGGCCGCTGGAATGGGTCAGGAAGTGGTGTATGGTGATGGCTGGTGTGAACTGCGCGTCGTCGGGGTGGGGCAGGCGGAACTCCGGGAGCCACCGGGTGACAGGGTCGTGCACCGAGAGCGTGCCGCGCTCGGCCAGCTGCATGATGCCCAGGGCCGGGAACGACTTGGTGACCGAGCCCAGGCCGAAGCGCGTGTCAGGCGTGACGGGCAGCTTGCGGGCTGCGTCCCGGTGCCCGAATCCTCGGGCGTAGACGACCTTCCCCTGGTGCGCCAGGGCAACCGCCGCCCCCGGAATGCCGCTCTGGCCGATGATCTCAGCCGCGTACTGCTCGAAGCGCCGTTCCCAGCCTCGTTCCGCCACCAGCTGCCCCCTTGCAACGGACGTGCGTCACTGCCCGTTCTGTCTGCTCATTGTCAACGTGTGAGGATGCGCGCGGGATCGGTCGGGCGGCTACTCGCCTGTGAACTGTGGCTGCCGCTTCTCCTTGAGGGCTGCCACGCCCTCTGCGTCGTCTGCCAGACCGTACGCCTGCGAGAGCGCCGACCCCTGCTGCCAGTATGCGCGAGCGGCCAGCCCTGGCAGACCGTGTGCTTGGTAAGTGCGATAGCGGCGCTCGGTCCGTTCGCCAGCCAGCCGGCCGCGGCACTCCGCGTGACAGCCCAGGCCCTGCACCGCTCCAAGAGTGCCCTCGGGGCCTTCCTCCGCCGCAAGGCGGCCCACCTCGGCATGCCCCAGGCGATCACCGCCACCACCCCGTCATCCCGACCGCGGCGAGGAACGAGCGGAGTGGAGAGGGATCTTCAGCTGCTGTGACGCGGAGGACGATCCCTCGACTTCACTCGCAAGCTCGTTCCGCTCGGGATGACGAGGGGAGGTCGTTCCGCTCGGGATGACAAAGGGAGGCCGTTCCTCGCCGCGGTCGGGATGACAATCTCCTGTGCACGGGGCGGCTCAGCGCAGCGCCGCCTCGATCTTGCTCTTCATCTGGTCGTAGGGCATGACGTTGCCGGCCTGGACGCCGTTGATGAAGAACGTCGGCGTCCCGCGCACGCCGGCCGCCATGGCGTCCGCCCGGTCCCGACCGATCTTCTCGTCGATGGTCGGGTCACCCAGGTCGCGGCGGAACTGCTCGACGTCCAGCCCCAACCGGCGGGCAAAGTCGACGAACACCTCGGTTTGCGGCTCGTTCTTCTCGCCCCAGACCCGCTGCTGCTCGAACAACATCGCGTACATCGCCTCGTACTTGCCCTGGCGGCCGGCCGCCTCGGCGGCCTTGAACGCCAGCACGGAGTTCTTGTGCAGCGGGAAGTAGCGGATCACCGTCGTGACGCGGTCGCCGTACTCCTTGCGGATGCGCTCGAACGTCGGGTGCATCGCCGCGCACGCTTCGCACTCGTAGTCGAGGAACTCGACAATCGTCACCTTGGCGTCTGGCGGCCCGAAGCGGATGCTGTCGTCACGCACCAGGACGCCGGCACCCTGGGATT is a window of Chloroflexota bacterium DNA encoding:
- a CDS encoding thioredoxin domain-containing protein; translation: MSVARKDAGTSRRSARAQKRKQRGLSTEAITLIVIGVALAVVAGLFLLFSGSSGSSASATKSQGAGVLVRDDSIRFGPPDAKVTIVEFLDYECEACAAMHPTFERIRKEYGDRVTTVIRYFPLHKNSVLAFKAAEAAGRQGKYEAMYAMLFEQQRVWGEKNEPQTEVFVDFARRLGLDVEQFRRDLGDPTIDEKIGRDRADAMAAGVRGTPTFFINGVQAGNVMPYDQMKSKIEAALR